In Archangium violaceum, the following are encoded in one genomic region:
- a CDS encoding DUF4145 domain-containing protein: MTTPNSLPSPVESSTPAWHAQLPPPVRTMWEEVCRALESHSFTLVAQGARTLIERVSTDRTGSADGTFAASLKALENEGYIGRRQKHQLQLVVEAGNAAAHRSFDLNQKEARLVHHLTENLLRSAYMPEEQVDALRTQIPPRRPGGRR, translated from the coding sequence ATGACGACCCCCAACAGTCTCCCCTCTCCGGTTGAGAGCAGCACTCCAGCGTGGCACGCCCAGCTCCCGCCCCCCGTGCGCACGATGTGGGAGGAAGTGTGTAGAGCCCTGGAGTCCCACAGCTTCACGCTGGTGGCCCAAGGCGCGCGCACGCTCATCGAGAGGGTGTCGACGGACCGTACGGGCAGTGCGGACGGCACCTTCGCCGCCAGCCTGAAAGCGCTCGAAAATGAGGGCTACATCGGCCGCCGCCAGAAGCATCAACTCCAACTCGTGGTGGAGGCGGGGAACGCGGCAGCACACCGGAGCTTCGACTTGAATCAGAAGGAAGCCAGGTTGGTGCACCACCTTACGGAGAACCTCCTGCGGAGCGCGTACATGCCGGAAGAGCAGGTGGATGCACTGCGAACGCAGATACCGCCCAGACGTCCAGGCGGCAGACGCTGA
- a CDS encoding DUF2381 family protein: MTLPSPLLSLALLTLSLATPAAAQTQPPVRERQERQVLLPSNPNESVPEARVAANVATYLRFDAPIEKASVEVEGRPARFRWVDVGERLIAVEPSVDLGAEEKLVVRVRYKDGASPAVATLVLVTHPTLVDKEVEVVRRPRTVEALEAALAEKEATLAALQAESGPAGLVFSGRLDLGGVQARRMEVPSGAQEGLKVVKGEAYRAGTWALAVVRVRNLPGQKPWAPGEARLARPDGTPVKVRSVEMSKAQLAPGEEGLVAVETEAPFWKASEALRLELQDKSGSRRLSIPEVKL, translated from the coding sequence CTGACACTACCATCGCCCCTTCTCTCCCTGGCCCTCCTCACCCTCTCCCTGGCGACGCCGGCGGCAGCGCAGACCCAGCCCCCCGTCCGCGAACGCCAGGAGCGCCAGGTCCTCCTCCCCAGCAACCCCAACGAGTCGGTGCCAGAGGCGCGGGTGGCGGCCAACGTCGCCACCTACCTGCGCTTCGACGCCCCCATCGAGAAGGCCTCGGTGGAGGTAGAGGGCCGGCCGGCGCGTTTCCGTTGGGTGGATGTGGGCGAGCGCCTCATCGCCGTGGAGCCCTCCGTCGATCTGGGCGCCGAGGAGAAGCTGGTGGTGCGGGTGCGCTACAAGGACGGCGCCTCCCCCGCGGTGGCCACGCTCGTGCTCGTCACCCACCCCACGCTGGTGGACAAGGAGGTAGAGGTGGTGCGCCGTCCGCGCACGGTGGAGGCGCTGGAGGCAGCGCTGGCGGAGAAGGAGGCGACACTCGCCGCATTGCAGGCCGAGAGTGGGCCTGCCGGACTCGTCTTCTCCGGGCGGCTCGACCTCGGAGGCGTGCAGGCCCGGCGCATGGAAGTTCCCTCAGGAGCACAGGAGGGACTGAAGGTGGTGAAGGGGGAGGCGTACCGCGCCGGCACCTGGGCGCTCGCCGTCGTCCGCGTGCGTAACCTCCCGGGGCAGAAGCCCTGGGCGCCGGGGGAGGCGCGACTCGCCCGGCCAGACGGCACGCCCGTAAAGGTGCGCTCCGTGGAGATGAGCAAGGCGCAGCTCGCGCCTGGGGAGGAGGGCCTCGTAGCGGTGGAGACGGAGGCCCCCTTCTGGAAGGCAAGCGAAGCCCTCCGCCTGGAGTTGCAGGACAAGAGTGGCAGTCGGCGTCTCTCCATCCCCGAAGTGAAGCTGTAG
- a CDS encoding ankyrin repeat domain-containing protein has translation MWTLVMAVGLSACLASSEVELEALRERLVSTVEAGDVVALKDLLAPQARYVEAVSAGRTLLHLAAGQENPELTRLLLQHGANVHVSGPFGERPLHLARNRRIAALLLEAGAELDAVSGDGSTPLDSALQRGDAALAEFLLDKGANPKAGRFRTPTLVFAIWSAPQLATRIIELGVDVQSRGYDGQIPILHIAIQAMHVEAVHAMLRRGAGIRSRANDGSSVMHPLAQAWSETREKPGFQEARMRMARLLLEQGADVNVQDKQGATVLHLLAADPDAGPLVRFLIRNKADFRARDHKGQAPLHRAVTAGNLPLVSVLLEAGTRADALDGEGRSSLHLAIEAMTGLHNTGPPGMNSVGELVRVARPSPVHEKIASLLLRAGADIHRGDKRGRTPLGMARELGLHGVVELLTTSLPERRP, from the coding sequence ATGTGGACCCTGGTGATGGCCGTGGGGTTGTCGGCGTGCCTCGCATCGTCCGAGGTGGAGCTGGAGGCCCTCCGCGAGCGGCTCGTGAGCACGGTCGAGGCCGGCGACGTGGTGGCGCTGAAGGATCTCCTCGCGCCTCAAGCTCGCTATGTGGAGGCCGTGTCCGCGGGCAGGACCCTGCTTCACCTCGCCGCCGGGCAGGAGAACCCAGAGCTCACACGGCTGCTGCTCCAGCACGGGGCCAACGTCCACGTCTCGGGCCCTTTCGGCGAGCGGCCCCTCCACCTCGCCAGGAATCGTCGGATCGCCGCGCTCCTGCTGGAGGCGGGGGCGGAGCTCGATGCCGTCAGTGGGGATGGTTCGACCCCGCTGGACTCGGCCCTCCAGCGCGGGGACGCGGCGCTCGCGGAGTTCCTCCTGGACAAGGGCGCGAATCCCAAGGCGGGCCGGTTCCGGACTCCCACCCTCGTCTTCGCCATCTGGAGCGCCCCCCAGCTGGCGACCCGCATCATCGAGCTCGGTGTCGACGTCCAGTCCCGCGGCTACGACGGCCAGATTCCGATCCTCCACATCGCCATCCAGGCGATGCACGTCGAGGCGGTCCACGCCATGCTTCGTCGTGGCGCCGGCATCCGCTCCCGGGCGAATGACGGCTCGTCGGTCATGCATCCGCTCGCCCAGGCATGGTCCGAGACCCGGGAGAAGCCCGGGTTCCAGGAGGCTCGCATGCGCATGGCCCGGCTCCTCCTGGAGCAGGGCGCGGACGTCAACGTCCAGGACAAGCAGGGAGCGACCGTGCTCCACCTGCTGGCGGCGGACCCGGACGCGGGCCCGCTCGTGCGGTTCCTCATCCGGAACAAGGCGGACTTCCGCGCGAGGGACCACAAGGGACAGGCCCCGCTCCATCGCGCTGTCACGGCGGGGAACCTTCCCCTCGTCTCGGTGTTGCTCGAGGCGGGCACCCGGGCGGATGCCCTCGATGGGGAGGGGCGCTCCTCCCTGCACCTCGCCATCGAGGCGATGACGGGGTTGCACAACACCGGTCCCCCCGGGATGAACAGCGTGGGCGAGCTCGTCCGGGTGGCGCGGCCCTCTCCCGTGCACGAGAAGATCGCCTCCCTGCTGCTCCGTGCCGGTGCCGACATCCATCGCGGGGACAAGCGCGGACGAACACCGCTCGGAATGGCGCGCGAGCTCGGCCTGCACGGCGTCGTGGAGCTGCTCACCACCAGCCTTCCGGAGCGCCGGCCCTAG
- a CDS encoding enoyl-CoA hydratase/isomerase family protein has product MTQLQATSSLFDIQAHGPTLVVRIDGGPLQLFSADVALQLEALVDRVDKDPDVRAVVFASKHPQRFMSHADVKWLQQGGADYVARQQTGAPPPAPSEGYVGLDRLHAIFLRMNSIGVVFVAALEGQALGLGAEFAWACDLRVMADTDAFIGQPEVLLGIMPGGGGSQRLTRLVGSHRSLVAILEGKPFTPAQALEFGAVDAVVPKADVVARAIELAHHLGKRDKAAVGAIKRAVYFGGSLPLPDGIKLEAKEFLTLNVSANGQKLMLAYQGKTAELGELPLYAPGGYDAALRAGQVV; this is encoded by the coding sequence ATGACACAACTACAAGCAACGTCCTCTCTCTTCGATATCCAAGCGCATGGCCCCACGCTGGTGGTGCGCATCGACGGCGGTCCGCTGCAGCTCTTCAGCGCCGACGTGGCGCTGCAGCTCGAAGCGCTCGTGGATCGCGTGGACAAGGATCCCGATGTGCGTGCGGTGGTCTTCGCCAGCAAGCATCCGCAGCGGTTCATGAGCCATGCGGACGTGAAATGGCTGCAGCAAGGCGGCGCCGACTACGTCGCGCGCCAGCAGACGGGGGCGCCGCCGCCGGCACCTTCGGAGGGCTACGTTGGGCTCGACCGCCTGCACGCGATCTTCCTTCGCATGAACAGCATCGGCGTGGTGTTCGTCGCCGCACTCGAGGGCCAGGCGCTGGGGCTCGGCGCGGAGTTCGCATGGGCCTGCGACCTGCGGGTGATGGCCGACACGGACGCCTTCATCGGTCAGCCGGAAGTGCTGCTGGGAATCATGCCGGGCGGCGGCGGCAGCCAGCGCCTGACCCGGCTGGTCGGGTCACATCGCTCGCTCGTCGCGATCCTCGAAGGCAAGCCATTCACGCCCGCGCAGGCACTGGAGTTCGGTGCGGTGGATGCGGTGGTGCCGAAGGCCGACGTCGTAGCGAGGGCCATCGAGCTCGCCCATCATCTGGGCAAGCGCGACAAGGCGGCCGTAGGCGCCATCAAGCGTGCGGTCTACTTCGGTGGCTCGCTACCGCTGCCAGACGGCATCAAGCTCGAAGCCAAGGAGTTCCTGACGCTCAACGTCTCCGCGAATGGTCAGAAGTTGATGCTCGCCTACCAGGGGAAGACAGCCGAGCTTGGGGAGCTTCCGCTCTACGCTCCTGGTGGCTATGACGCCGCGCTACGGGCAGGGCAGGTCGTCTAA
- a CDS encoding helix-turn-helix domain-containing protein, whose protein sequence is MDTHDALHTWRFERSGDGTGGFSGRPSAVLALVYEAVIDGLPGATPSCRPRSVMLNQPRVRPDEQIGDSWMTKQRQPGDALPGSLIRDLRQQHRLTQEQLAHRLGVRGGKSVISAWETGASVCEGPAAELILRLLGGDSAKMDLSLLTDDVAQVWGRTGQPIKSWRQISAVPNTPLQLDRSKFSAAFPSLAIPPTEHYHGFPFVDVHGGPVYGFGSSGWAGVIPTNREEQPHYLWTFKRDGGFLYREPHWERDPRSITKGHIHVRSVLTLSLCMTFFLQRLASYFSLDGSLKYTIGLDLADMMGRGLVMHHPMMTFELVDEPQHPSAEDRVHVSVTASVDEISKDPLIPGLELVGELVAILRPDSASRAALRRELKASLAFDNRGSTLPTLGFLDANKL, encoded by the coding sequence ATGGACACCCATGATGCGCTCCACACCTGGCGCTTCGAACGCTCCGGAGACGGCACCGGCGGCTTCTCCGGACGGCCAAGTGCCGTCCTGGCTTTAGTGTACGAAGCGGTCATAGACGGTCTGCCAGGGGCCACACCCTCTTGCCGCCCCCGTTCAGTCATGTTAAACCAACCTCGAGTTCGTCCTGATGAACAAATCGGGGATTCTTGGATGACGAAACAACGCCAGCCTGGTGACGCGCTTCCCGGGTCGCTGATCCGCGACCTACGTCAACAACACCGCCTCACCCAAGAACAACTGGCTCATCGCCTTGGGGTTCGTGGAGGCAAATCGGTAATTTCCGCTTGGGAAACAGGAGCATCTGTATGTGAAGGACCCGCTGCAGAGTTGATCCTTCGCCTGCTCGGAGGTGACTCAGCCAAGATGGACTTGAGCCTGCTAACGGATGATGTTGCACAAGTCTGGGGTCGAACGGGGCAGCCTATCAAGTCCTGGCGTCAAATCTCGGCCGTGCCCAACACGCCATTGCAACTGGACCGTTCCAAATTCTCGGCGGCGTTTCCATCCTTGGCGATCCCTCCCACTGAACATTACCACGGGTTCCCTTTTGTAGACGTGCACGGTGGTCCTGTTTATGGATTCGGCTCGTCGGGGTGGGCAGGCGTAATCCCCACTAACAGGGAGGAGCAACCACATTATCTTTGGACCTTCAAAAGGGACGGCGGGTTTCTCTATCGAGAGCCACACTGGGAGCGCGACCCACGCTCAATCACCAAGGGGCACATCCACGTACGCAGCGTGCTTACTCTATCCCTCTGCATGACATTTTTCTTGCAGAGATTGGCTTCGTATTTCTCGCTAGACGGCTCGCTCAAATACACAATCGGACTCGATCTCGCTGACATGATGGGGCGCGGACTGGTAATGCATCATCCGATGATGACGTTTGAGCTTGTCGATGAGCCTCAGCACCCTAGCGCCGAAGATCGTGTGCATGTGTCGGTGACTGCGTCGGTGGATGAAATCTCGAAGGATCCACTCATCCCAGGCCTGGAACTCGTTGGAGAGTTGGTGGCCATTCTTCGACCAGACTCAGCGTCGCGAGCAGCACTTCGTCGAGAGTTGAAGGCATCCCTTGCTTTCGACAACCGAGGATCGACATTGCCCACGCTCGGATTCCTTGACGCCAATAAACTCTAG
- a CDS encoding PPC domain-containing protein has protein sequence MHLTRAVSAVALVSMFGIGCGESLPGAEGKVAPQVAPALLSRSSALSTEIYNGYAVTVSGGLGSVQSFRMVNPAPAAKLSFTLRGGSGDADLYVKRFAEPTFTDYDCSSDAVGTTENCVYTTDVESDQPYYVLVYGYEPFSNVTLHAYYSNPLALATQVPVQGNQLSRTVYEVDVPAGYGRLQVTATQPFGPTGQFKLYVRQGDAPAVPSAVDCTRDSSTLPAVCTIINPVAGKTYVMVEGMSNSYACTLRVDVLKK, from the coding sequence ATGCACCTCACGCGCGCGGTCTCGGCAGTGGCCCTGGTCTCGATGTTCGGCATCGGTTGTGGCGAGTCTCTTCCAGGGGCTGAGGGCAAGGTGGCACCGCAGGTGGCTCCGGCACTGCTGTCCCGGTCGAGCGCGCTCAGCACGGAAATCTACAATGGCTATGCGGTGACGGTATCGGGCGGGCTGGGCTCGGTGCAGAGCTTCCGCATGGTGAATCCGGCGCCCGCGGCGAAGCTGAGCTTCACGCTCCGCGGTGGCAGCGGAGACGCGGACCTCTACGTGAAGCGGTTCGCCGAGCCCACGTTCACCGACTACGACTGCTCGAGCGATGCGGTGGGGACCACGGAGAACTGCGTGTACACCACCGACGTTGAGTCCGATCAGCCCTACTACGTCCTTGTCTACGGCTACGAGCCGTTTTCCAACGTCACGCTGCACGCCTACTACAGCAACCCGCTGGCGCTTGCGACGCAGGTGCCCGTCCAGGGCAACCAGCTGTCGCGGACGGTGTACGAGGTGGACGTTCCAGCCGGCTATGGCCGGCTGCAGGTGACGGCCACCCAGCCGTTCGGACCGACAGGCCAGTTCAAGCTCTACGTGCGCCAGGGTGACGCGCCCGCGGTGCCGAGCGCGGTGGACTGCACACGGGACAGTTCCACGCTGCCGGCGGTCTGCACCATCATCAACCCCGTGGCGGGCAAGACCTACGTCATGGTCGAAGGCATGAGCAACTCCTACGCCTGCACTCTTCGCGTGGATGTGCTCAAGAAGTAG
- a CDS encoding serine/threonine protein kinase, giving the protein MTAEALHPDHLQPGHMVGPWRIVQVLGRGGSSRVFMVERDNKPYSLKMGLLPLSEAQEELSEEEYVEEKSAYRRLAREAAALFAYASHPNLLRLYAVDCWPNPSNGYPFLVTDYVDGDNWHQWRWRTAPHAARLVDTFSDVVRTVGVLHQRGVYHRDLKAENLLIRREDGRPFLIDFGTVRLPGALTKTLGLPEGVMHLLPPELLAYTRSAAWKKGVPFHGGAPADLYALGVLLFQALTDLHPFSPELPDEQLVAAIATVSPTPPHLLNPLAPRSLSDVAMRLLEKKPEDRYPSTGALLRALEQAAEQEKASPAWKVPLFEAEPRPVEPAPQEQVALAAQPPETARAAPEESPPASEAATGRPRRARWPRVLFAGLTVVGLALWLAHSTLVPSPQALPPGSGHAEKGSPPVSTTSPSTSSSVLAAWLCAVAGLGCPAVQMRPPEPEDCPKEAAEAMAELKLRTSSPLRAVVDINQPGDFGDLGVYQDGAVIGRLVEGDGNLPEGTLLHGRLWTGNGIYDIAGDVERPAVLGRYTQAVLPDGRKYPVCIVLGDTDGRVPKSEGSKPGAAVLARELPVSPVWRWP; this is encoded by the coding sequence ATGACGGCGGAAGCCCTTCACCCCGACCACCTCCAGCCCGGCCACATGGTGGGACCCTGGCGCATCGTCCAGGTGCTGGGCCGGGGCGGCTCCTCCCGCGTCTTCATGGTGGAGCGCGACAACAAACCCTACTCCCTGAAGATGGGGCTCCTCCCCCTCTCCGAGGCCCAGGAGGAACTCTCGGAAGAGGAGTACGTGGAGGAGAAGAGCGCCTACCGGCGGCTGGCGCGCGAGGCGGCGGCCCTCTTCGCCTACGCCTCTCACCCCAACCTGCTGCGCCTGTACGCGGTGGACTGCTGGCCCAACCCCAGCAACGGCTACCCCTTCCTCGTCACCGACTACGTGGACGGGGACAACTGGCACCAGTGGCGCTGGCGGACGGCCCCTCATGCCGCCAGGCTCGTGGACACCTTCTCCGACGTGGTACGCACCGTGGGCGTGCTGCACCAGCGCGGCGTGTACCACCGGGACTTGAAGGCGGAGAACCTCCTCATCCGCCGCGAGGACGGCCGCCCCTTCCTCATCGACTTCGGCACGGTGCGCCTGCCGGGAGCCCTCACCAAAACCCTGGGCTTGCCCGAGGGCGTCATGCACCTGTTGCCGCCCGAGCTCCTGGCCTACACCCGCTCCGCGGCGTGGAAGAAGGGGGTACCCTTTCACGGGGGCGCACCCGCGGACCTGTACGCCCTGGGGGTGCTGCTCTTCCAGGCCCTCACGGACCTGCACCCCTTCAGCCCCGAGCTACCGGACGAGCAGCTGGTGGCCGCCATCGCCACCGTCTCCCCAACTCCCCCCCACCTGCTCAACCCCCTGGCGCCGCGCTCGCTCAGCGACGTCGCCATGCGGCTGCTGGAGAAGAAGCCCGAGGACCGCTATCCCAGCACTGGGGCGCTGCTGCGGGCGTTGGAGCAGGCAGCAGAGCAGGAGAAGGCGTCCCCCGCCTGGAAGGTGCCGCTCTTCGAGGCCGAGCCGCGCCCGGTGGAGCCAGCACCCCAGGAGCAGGTGGCTCTGGCGGCGCAGCCGCCCGAAACGGCGCGCGCGGCCCCGGAAGAGTCTCCGCCGGCTTCCGAGGCGGCTACTGGCCGTCCCCGGCGTGCAAGGTGGCCCCGGGTGCTGTTCGCGGGCCTGACCGTAGTCGGCCTTGCCTTGTGGCTGGCGCACTCCACACTCGTGCCCTCACCGCAGGCGCTGCCGCCTGGGTCTGGCCATGCCGAGAAAGGAAGCCCGCCCGTGTCCACCACTTCCCCCTCCACCTCCTCGAGCGTCCTCGCCGCCTGGCTGTGCGCTGTCGCCGGCCTCGGCTGCCCTGCCGTCCAGATGAGGCCCCCGGAGCCCGAGGACTGCCCCAAGGAGGCGGCCGAGGCCATGGCGGAGCTGAAGCTTCGGACGAGCAGCCCTCTTCGGGCCGTCGTGGACATCAACCAGCCCGGCGATTTCGGCGACCTGGGCGTCTACCAGGACGGAGCCGTCATCGGGCGTCTCGTGGAGGGAGACGGCAACCTGCCCGAGGGGACGCTGCTCCACGGACGCCTCTGGACGGGGAATGGCATCTATGACATCGCCGGGGATGTGGAGCGCCCGGCTGTCCTGGGCCGCTACACGCAGGCCGTGCTGCCCGATGGGCGGAAGTACCCCGTGTGCATCGTGCTGGGGGACACGGACGGGCGAGTGCCCAAGTCGGAGGGCTCCAAGCCCGGCGCCGCCGTGCTGGCGCGCGAGCTGCCGGTGAGCCCCGTCTGGCGCTGGCCGTGA
- a CDS encoding DUF4238 domain-containing protein, producing the protein MPLTRDNHYVPRWYQKGFLEPGRSTFAYLDLKPPSRTLDDGRVITERRLFDAPTKRCFFQADLYSTFFGTSVNDEIERRLFGAIDTTGADAVRAFLGDDVAQWHEHFQTFFEYIDIQKIRTPKGLDWLKAQYPSLDQNELMMEMQRIRMLHFTIWTEGVREIVSAEDADVKFIVSDHPVTIYNHAVPPEAALCRYPHDPGIALKASQTIFPLNRDYCLILTNLEYAKNPSSPPLEKRTFARNFRQSMVRTDKFIRTRRLNGMEVARINHVIKARARRYVAAGRQEWLHPERTINIAWDRICETLLPPKDELWNYSGETFVRFEDGRVHYQDAFGRTEKERDALKKIPPKGELRPSAPCGCGSGHPYRACCKPRHISRRPSWTDLSIRERNIVLHRGIRSIVGLDRGKDWVAVRRELTDEQIKEVYFLYEALWPLETDLLRLLPKPDGRPRAVYTGTLHPQWIVGFAIGASLYFGELIVENPLTHPGTVAKNYSPIEHPKSFHLEFLKSVAFILNFMPLVDAGLINLIPNPCNFDFHLRRQVMHMADERSIGMRINIDSEPRVKEFVELNFKRDFLMWPRDAQIERLRELYPDIDAQRIEDTMREIERLKEEDPLTALQDGIFDGEGGQMRFMQACPNFEIAMYLAQATGATIVTDSVVRWREILRAAQPRIGAPPAPLRALATNIANATFLFPDDPMEIIKLAHRKSLDVYPGLIKDMLRYLGDVAERGSKPNWEEHLASRFAKEHESAQSALRKTGYGANAGRLSCVFAPTGIQDNTINRLLLMSSSEHHLPMVPMAFYIERVPDKE; encoded by the coding sequence ATGCCACTGACAAGAGACAACCACTACGTACCGCGCTGGTATCAGAAGGGCTTCCTCGAGCCTGGTCGTTCGACCTTTGCGTATCTGGACTTGAAACCGCCAAGCAGGACGCTGGATGACGGCCGCGTGATCACGGAGCGGCGGCTATTCGACGCACCGACCAAGCGCTGCTTCTTCCAGGCCGATCTATATTCGACCTTCTTCGGAACGTCCGTGAACGACGAGATCGAGCGCCGTCTGTTCGGCGCGATTGATACCACGGGAGCGGACGCAGTCCGCGCGTTTCTGGGTGACGACGTCGCCCAGTGGCACGAGCACTTCCAGACGTTCTTCGAATACATCGATATCCAGAAGATTCGGACGCCGAAGGGGCTGGACTGGCTCAAGGCCCAGTATCCGTCGCTCGACCAGAACGAGCTAATGATGGAGATGCAGCGGATCCGGATGCTTCACTTCACGATCTGGACCGAAGGCGTCCGCGAGATCGTGTCGGCCGAGGATGCCGACGTAAAGTTCATCGTCAGCGACCATCCGGTCACGATCTACAACCACGCAGTGCCGCCCGAAGCGGCATTGTGCCGCTATCCACACGATCCCGGAATCGCGCTGAAGGCGTCGCAGACGATCTTCCCCCTGAACCGCGATTATTGCCTCATCCTCACCAACCTCGAGTATGCCAAGAATCCGTCGTCGCCACCGCTCGAGAAGCGGACATTCGCACGCAACTTCCGCCAGTCAATGGTGCGCACCGACAAGTTCATTCGCACGAGACGGCTGAATGGCATGGAGGTCGCCCGGATCAATCACGTTATTAAGGCGCGCGCACGGCGATACGTCGCCGCCGGTCGGCAGGAATGGCTGCATCCGGAGCGGACGATCAACATCGCCTGGGACCGGATTTGCGAGACCCTGCTACCGCCAAAAGACGAACTCTGGAATTACAGCGGCGAGACCTTCGTTCGGTTTGAGGACGGTCGCGTTCATTATCAGGATGCGTTCGGCAGGACCGAGAAGGAGCGCGATGCGCTTAAGAAGATCCCGCCGAAGGGCGAGCTTCGCCCTTCGGCGCCGTGCGGTTGCGGATCCGGCCATCCGTATCGGGCATGTTGCAAACCGCGGCACATCTCGCGCAGACCCAGCTGGACCGACCTGAGCATCCGCGAGCGCAACATCGTGCTGCATCGAGGTATCCGGAGCATCGTTGGCCTTGATCGAGGCAAGGACTGGGTCGCAGTTCGGCGGGAGCTGACCGATGAGCAGATCAAGGAGGTCTATTTCCTGTATGAGGCGCTCTGGCCTCTTGAGACCGATCTGCTCCGTCTCCTTCCCAAGCCAGACGGTCGCCCCCGGGCGGTCTACACGGGCACGCTCCACCCACAATGGATCGTCGGATTCGCGATCGGCGCCTCGCTGTATTTCGGCGAACTCATCGTCGAGAATCCGCTCACGCACCCCGGTACGGTCGCCAAGAACTACAGCCCTATCGAGCATCCCAAGAGCTTCCACCTCGAGTTCTTGAAGTCGGTCGCGTTCATCCTGAACTTCATGCCGCTCGTCGATGCGGGCCTGATCAACCTGATACCCAACCCCTGCAACTTCGACTTCCATCTGCGAAGGCAGGTGATGCACATGGCGGACGAGCGATCGATCGGGATGAGGATCAATATCGACAGCGAGCCTCGAGTGAAGGAGTTTGTCGAACTCAACTTCAAGCGCGATTTCCTCATGTGGCCTAGGGACGCGCAGATCGAGCGTCTTCGGGAATTGTATCCGGACATCGATGCCCAGCGTATCGAGGATACGATGCGGGAGATCGAGCGGCTGAAGGAGGAGGATCCGCTCACCGCGCTGCAAGATGGAATTTTCGATGGGGAAGGTGGCCAAATGCGGTTTATGCAGGCCTGCCCCAACTTCGAGATCGCGATGTATCTCGCGCAGGCGACCGGTGCGACGATCGTCACAGACAGCGTTGTCAGGTGGCGGGAAATACTCCGGGCGGCGCAGCCAAGGATTGGTGCGCCTCCCGCACCGTTGCGGGCGTTGGCGACGAACATCGCGAACGCGACCTTCTTGTTTCCCGACGATCCGATGGAGATCATTAAGCTCGCGCACCGCAAGTCGCTCGACGTCTATCCTGGCCTGATCAAGGACATGCTCCGCTACCTCGGAGACGTGGCCGAACGCGGTTCGAAGCCAAATTGGGAGGAGCACCTCGCGTCCCGCTTCGCGAAGGAGCATGAGTCCGCGCAATCGGCGCTCCGCAAGACCGGATACGGCGCGAATGCCGGACGTCTCTCCTGCGTGTTCGCGCCGACGGGGATCCAGGACAATACAATCAACCGGCTGCTGCTGATGTCGAGTTCGGAGCATCATCTGCCGATGGTGCCGATGGCGTTCTACATCGAGCGAGTACCCGACAAGGAATAG
- a CDS encoding Uma2 family endonuclease has protein sequence MGRGKRPATYEDIEALPPGWVGEIIDDELWALPRPARWHTWVASVLGVDLGSRFGVGRGGPGGWWLVDEPELHFGRQVLVPDLAGWRYERAPGLFERDEPFFDLAPDWVCEVLSPSTATLDRGRKLSLYHQEGVSHAWLLDPRAHTLEVYRRGVGGWQLVARHGGEEVIRAEPFDAEPLELGGLWAPRPTPAPEP, from the coding sequence ATGGGCAGGGGAAAGCGTCCAGCCACGTATGAGGACATCGAGGCGCTACCGCCGGGGTGGGTGGGGGAAATCATCGACGATGAGCTGTGGGCCTTGCCCCGGCCGGCGAGATGGCACACGTGGGTGGCGTCGGTGCTCGGGGTGGATCTCGGAAGCCGCTTCGGTGTCGGGCGGGGAGGGCCGGGAGGGTGGTGGCTCGTGGACGAGCCAGAGCTGCACTTCGGCCGGCAGGTGCTGGTGCCGGACCTGGCGGGCTGGCGCTACGAGCGGGCGCCCGGGTTGTTCGAGCGAGATGAGCCGTTCTTCGACCTGGCGCCCGACTGGGTCTGCGAGGTGCTGTCGCCCTCCACGGCCACATTGGACCGGGGGCGCAAGCTCTCCCTCTACCACCAAGAAGGGGTGAGCCACGCGTGGTTGCTGGACCCGAGAGCGCACACGCTGGAGGTCTACCGGCGAGGGGTGGGGGGATGGCAACTCGTGGCCCGACACGGAGGAGAGGAGGTGATCCGCGCCGAGCCCTTCGATGCCGAGCCGCTCGAGCTGGGGGGGCTGTGGGCGCCCAGGCCCACTCCGGCGCCCGAACCCTGA
- a CDS encoding ADYC domain-containing protein, with protein MDALSAAVTLDADVTTLACRSGAIATCMLWGYKPWDSPSEQPGRVREDLFASCLHAKRAAYFVGQGDFASYTRNGTRILVRDAYGIQGKGARLEQLEAVWGPQGAVCLNPENRRRPEVDLPTYPGVRPCTAAGLREGVLATGRLPIHAASR; from the coding sequence GTGGATGCACTCAGCGCGGCGGTCACCCTCGATGCCGACGTCACCACCCTGGCCTGTCGCTCGGGCGCCATCGCGACCTGCATGCTGTGGGGGTACAAGCCGTGGGACTCGCCTTCCGAGCAGCCGGGGCGCGTACGCGAGGACCTCTTCGCTTCCTGCCTGCACGCCAAGCGCGCCGCGTACTTCGTCGGCCAGGGTGACTTCGCCAGCTACACCCGCAACGGCACGAGGATCCTCGTCCGGGATGCGTATGGAATCCAGGGCAAGGGCGCCCGCCTGGAGCAGCTGGAGGCCGTCTGGGGACCCCAGGGCGCGGTGTGCCTCAATCCGGAGAACCGGCGTCGCCCGGAGGTGGACCTCCCCACCTACCCGGGAGTGAGGCCCTGCACTGCCGCCGGGTTGCGTGAGGGCGTGCTCGCCACCGGGCGCCTCCCGATACACGCGGCCTCTCGCTGA